The nucleotide sequence aaaaaacatgcaacagacaggaactggcactgggcactggatcaatatgttagtcccaaaaatagtataaaaagttgccaaaagtatatgaaagttgtagaatattggcatggaataatcaaaaattatagatacgatggagacgtatcaaccctccggttggccaggccaacgtgGCGGCAGCGGCAGCTGCCTTGGTTTCGTCTGTGGACTTCTTCTTTGGGGCGGCGTTGTCGAGCATGGTGTCAATGCAGGGGAAGTATTgtaagtagaggacggcggagatGGGGAAGGATCAGGAGCAGTTGcgccgagacgctccccaaaaaccttattatcATTTTCCCGGCTAGATCTCGAGCGACAAGGTTCCAAAgtcacctgctctcccgaccaaccgtgcacgcgATCGTCGGGACGGGATCGCTAGAAGTAGCACAGAGACAGGACATgtagatgacggctagggttgTGAAGGAAGGAGTGAATGAGTTTGGGTTCACTCCACACGCCagcgcctccttttataggtcatcgggtagatgggcctgggcttaggcccacgaccgagtccgcCAACAGCCCACGGTCCAATGTCTCGAACATTGGCACTTTCGTTAGCgactcattaattaattaattcacaATTAATTAACCATTCTTGACCGGCAAAAATAAACCTTAGCTCGTTGCCGCAACCCGCATCACGTGCGTGCGTCATGACGAGGCGTGGCGAATCGAGGTgggcggcgaaggaggaggagcgcgcgtgtacaactcctcttcccaagctcctAATGACATGTGGTAGAGCAGTCCTTATAAAGATGTCCCACTCTTACTACTATAGCAGTATGGTACTAAACTTTGCACCATTTGTCATGCACCTAAATGGACCATAGAGATTAACCAGgaattattgtcttatatggggCAAAGCCCATCTATAATGCAATAGTATAGCATGTAAATGGTGCACGGTCATCTGTGCTCTCTGTGTATCCATGGACAGCTCAAAAAGTTTATGTTTCTTGCTAAAACAAAGTCAAACTAATCGCATTCCTTTTTTGGAAATAAAACCTTACCATTGGCAGCATTTTCATTTTTGTAAGCTAAACATAAATTGTGTCTATCACGAACTCTTGGCACATGATTCAGAGCAAGATTGGGTTCTTGATGACGAGGGACTAGAATCAAAGAGTCTAGAGCTCGGTGTTGGGGATGCAGAAAATGTTGAAATTACATGTACTAGGCCCATTACATAAATCATATGATTCCTAGAATAAATCATATAGGCCCACTTGGCCCATTCATGTATTACAAGAGGTGTGAAACTTTAGTCCCACACTGCTAATTGGGGACGAGGTAGACAAATATATAAGGTTGAGAAGGGGACACAACAAGTTCTCCTCCTATGACCCCTGACTTGCCTATGGATTTCACTAAAAGAGTCATCTCATGTGCTCCTAGAGCTCGGTTGTTGGATCTAGATGAAAATATATGTGAGTTTATGTTGTTTACGAAAATAGAAGTAAAACAAACATACTTGTTGCAAGTGCACATGGCTATGTAGCAATTTCGTGATAAGTAAGGTTTGTCGATCCCACAGGGAGCGAATAGGATGGCACCACAATCCCCACAGCTGCACTCTCACTTAACACAAGTACGCTCACACCCAAACCGGAGTTTGGAAATAGTTTACTTAAGTAGGTTACTAAGGAACAAAGAAAGGGAGAATTAAATTAGAGAGAcgaaaaataaatactaaactaaACAGAGGAAATAAACTATGagaagtatgtgatgttttagatGAGATTGCTGGCATCTAGGTACGGTACCGTTCGGTACGGGCACGGGATGGAGTCAAGTTTTATGAGTATGCCATGTGGTGGCTAAGTCAGTACCTGCAGTATATGATATAGTGGTCTATGTCTGATGGGCGGTCCCTCACATAACGTTATCTCTCAAGATGCAATATATTGAGATAACCCATTCGCCCTACTTCTTGTCCCGTACTTGCGGCGGCTAACGTAAAGATATTAATGTCACAAGGACCGGACGAAGGCAATAAGTTCTAtggactaaggcatagcctagtgggaaggggctgatgcctttccatccacccaggttcaaggcatggtacttgcaatttgggtttgttgcaccaactatactgtagggggttcccttacagtctttttgTCAAAAAAAAGTTCTATGGACAACCATGACTCCTAGAATAATTGTGTCCCCCTCAAGATATCTACACATCTCACATCACAAGTCTATCAGTTTGCATAACCATCTATCCACTTCATGTGTGGCATGGAAAGGACAGACCAAGTTACACAAAGGATCATGGAGAACTAAGGGCATGTTTGTCGTAGATGATTTTTACTCAGAAGGTGGTGATTTCTTCAAGGACTTTCTTGTAATATCTTATTCTTCTAAGAAAGTTTTTGTGGACTTGCTTGTAGTTCTTATTCTTATGAGTTCTTGTAAAAGCATGTTTTATTTAGTATGTGACCATGGCCTTGTACTTTTCCTGTCAAATCAGTTTATCATGTCGAATGTGAACATCAGTATGGCAAAGCTTGGGGAGTTTCCTTTCAATGCCTCATATATAATCCCTATCCTCATATATGATCGCTATCAGGTACtacctttgttccttaatataataTGTTTTGGTAGTTTTTTTAGATCAACCTCGCTAAGTTTTATTCAAGCCTTTAAATCTAGGCTGATACGACCGATATATCACTTTTGGGGTTCTACCGATATAAAGGTAACATATCATTTTGTAAATATCAATTTTCAAACATATCATATGATACAGACCGAAATATCGACCGCTATGGCCGATATCTAGCCCGATATGTACACTGATATAGAATGATGGAAATATGACAACAATTATTTATTAGAATGTTGTGAAATAAGATTATGCATTTACAGCTTTATTATATATCAAAGTCATGCACAATCTTtcatacaaatgcatatatatAGTATTGTTTTTAATCATAGAGTAAGGATTTTGTGAATCTTTCCTTAATAGTTTCTTAATCAAGAAGTTAATAAAGTGGGAATCTAAAAGTGTCATATTAAAGCATTGACATCATACATTTTGTTTTACTAAAAATAAATGTTTTGAACAAGAATAATGAAAACAAAACTAGACATGTTTTCTTCGATATATGTacatatcgtccaatatatcactcGATATCCAATATGTCGAAGCTAACATGTATAGATAAAGTATAGAAAGGAGTGCCTAGCCACAGGTGGCGTCTCATCGGTAAAAAAAGCTAGCATTCTTTAGCGGCATTGTGAGCTTCGAAGTTGTTGTTTCGATGCTCATGAGTGAAACGACATTCCAGAAATAATTTAGAACGTCCTTACGATCTCCTTGGTGATAGATGCATGAGCTCCCAGTCCTTCCTTTGCGGTGTCATCAATAACAATCTTGCAATCCGAGGCCAAAATGAATCTTCATAGTGCTAAATCTGAAGCCAAAGTGAGCCGTTCACAACATGCTATAGCCTCTGCGCCGATGCTCGCATCTACTACTCCGTCCCATATAAGACGCTTTTTTGACACTAGGGTCGGAGGGAGTATTGATGCTCGCATCTACtactccatcccataatgtaagacatttttttgaCACTAGGGCCGGAGAGAGTATTAATTTCGTCTTTGACGAATCCATGCGAATCCATGCGTTGCAAACGGACTATGCCACTATGGTATATATTCTCATGAATCGATTTCCTCCGTGCTGACCAGATAGCTCCCATGCCGACCACCATGAGTGTAAACTCCTCGTCTGATGATGCATCATGCATTGAAAAACAACCAGTTTTTAGCTTCAGGTTCCGTGATTTTGTTTCCAGCGATGCTGCGCACACTTCTCCGCCGAAGGGGCCATTACTAAATGGGCTGGTAGACAATGAAAACCGCACACTCCCCCACCGAAGGGGCATTAGGTACAAACAGCTCAAGGTCCTAAAGGATACAAAATCAAACCTGCTTTACTGCCCAGATCAATAAGGTCTGGGAAGAACATACAACCATCGCCATACAGATAGCTCAGATACAAAAGTAAGAAAACAAAGACGTTTGATTTCTGTGAAGAAAAGGTGATAGGTGTTCTCAAATAGAAACCACGCACTAAAGATTGCCAAAAACTCACGGTTTTACTCTGAACTCAGAATGCAATGTACTACCATGTCAATCCAATTGCAAATATAGTGTCAAAAATTCATAGTTTTACTCTGAACTTGAAGTGCAATGTGCTACATTCGTATCCAATTGCCACAGGCTACAAACTTGGCATAATATGGAAATACGGGGCAAAGCGTTGAGATAAATAGAATTTCACCAACATGCAAAATCTATTTCTTCTTGTCcgcggcaccaccaccaccagaccTACATACCAGGAGAGAACAATGAGCTCGTTCATATATATTATCGTTATAGGGAAAAAGAAATTACAGGAGCTATTATGTTTCCTGATTGGTAGGATGAATGGACTTTGGTCAAGCAAAAGAAACAATTAAAGAAGCACATAAACAACAATGATTATGACCAAGGTTGCTCCATTGTCTACAGCACCATAACACCAACATCTTCCAAGTTGATGCTGTTGTCTACAGCCTACACTACTTGCAATATAGAAAAGTCACTGGCTTGAAAAGGGACATTTAAGCAACTAGTGATCAACGGAATTCATCAGTCATGATGTAAGAGGACGAATTATGCACTAGTGATCTTTGTAACCAAGTCATCTAGAACAAAAAAGGAAAATGAACTATAGGATAACATAGTAAAATAGTGTCCATAATATAAACTGCAATAATAAGACTAGTGGTTACACACCTCATCTTCCTGAGGACACTTGACATCTCCTCCCTCTTCTTCTTTGCTCTCTTGTGAGTACCAAGCTTCCTCTTGGCGACCTTGAGTGCACGCTTGTCCTTTCCAACCTTAAGAAGCTCAGTGATACGCTTCTCATAGGGAGCAAATCCAGCAACCTCCCTAATCAAGTTCCTGACAAACAGCACCCTCTTGGTACCTTTCTGCAAAAATTGTCCAAGATATAACAATGTAAAGAAAATACAAACTGAATAGACATGTACAAGTTATTGAAAAAACACAGAGAACCATACAAATGCAAAGTTCACTTTGTATTAGTTTCCCACAAGTTTTGTTTAAAATAGCCAACTACAATGGCCAAATAACTCAGTTTTGCTTCAAAACTAGCAAGTTCTATTTTGAGTTTATCATGACAAGATAGTACTAATTGATTAAATAATATGCAAGGCATGAAAATACAACATGTCTGTATCAGTAACATAAGTCAGAAAGAACAGCCAGATCGACACATGAGCAACAATAGGAAAATAAAATTAACGCAGAATTATAAATTACTTGATTAAGCTGGCACATTTGAGCCTGCAGGGCTAGCAACTGGGGAGTTCCAAGAATTACAGGCAGCAGGCTGAACTCAATATGTACATTTTCCTAGTCCTCAGTTTTGAGGGCTTTCATGTAATTGCAAGATACCCATCACACATTTAACCAGACAACCTGGGACCTTCAGTAATATCAATCAAACTATGCTACAATGCTCGTAACACTTAGAACACTACCCCTTCTGGATCATAACTACAACAAAGATACACGTACACCACGATAGTATTCAAACAAGCACAAATCACTGCAATTGAATGTCGACATCTCACCAGCCTGAACACAATTTATTATTGAATAAGCCTAAACAACAAGCACAAGTCATGATAATATGCATGGGTAGATCAATTGCGCAAGGAGACCACATGGCAGAAAAAGAACGTGGGGGAGAAACTAGGACAGTGGAGGTGGGTGGCTGCTTACCCCCTTGCGGTCGGACGGGCGTGGCGGCAGCTCGCGCTTGGTGACGACGTGGCCCTTGTTGATGCCCACGAAGAGCCCTGACTTGGGCTGCGACGGCGCCATGGCCCGCCTCCTGCTAACCTGAGACGGACGCGATGGCACAAGAACAAACCGGAATAATCAAACAGGAGCCCGTGTGAGGTGAAGGGCGGTCTGAATCGAGGTTCGTGGAGGAGGCGGCGCTTACCTTGAGAATGGATGCGAGTTAAAACCCTAAGCCGCCGCCTGCGTCCCAGAAGAAACCCTAGATCGGCGGACGCCCTTTTATATGTGCTCGCCTGTGCGCGAGGCGAGGTCTCCCCTCCTCCTGCCAAACACATGGGCCTGGCGACTGGGCTTGCTAGGCCTCATTTTGGTAGCTGGGTGATGATGGATCATGATCGGACCGAAGTCACTGGATAAGTCCACTTTTGTCTTTTTCTAGAGACTAGACTAGAGAAGGACTGCCtctagttgttgttttttttatCTCTCTATGTGATAAAAAAAACATTAGAAAACTCTACTCCATATACATATTAATTGTCGCTGGTTTAGTACAACAACATTTATATGTAATGTGCTCTATAATATTCTAATCATTGTGAAGGTTGTGCGCAAATACAGAGTCGTCATAAATATGGCCTTCGTATTTTTCCTATGAGCAGGACTCGTCTATCATTGGTCATACGTTCTTTCTATCCTATTTATAATAATTTAAAAATAAATAATGAGCATATTCGAACAATTATTATTACAAACCATCTCTAAATACAATGAATAATCCAAATGTAACAAATAATGCGACCAAACCAATTGTTCAAGTAAAAATAAACAAGTTTTAAAATCAATTTAGACACACTATCTCCTGCCTAGCTGCCAGTGATGCTCAATGAGATCCTTCTTTCGACTGATGATGTGAGGCCATGTCTTCACTCTTCTGCTACACCTCAACAAAGGCTTGAATGTGGTTGTGTTCTCTTGAGGCTTGGCGAGGTTGTCAATGCCCATAGGGCCTAGCATATCCCTCTCGTCCTCTATGACCATATTGGGTAGCATGTATATTTGCAAGACATGCATGTTCTAGAAACGAGTAGGCTCCCAACAAATTGCAAACCTTGCTTGCAGCAATCCAAATGTCCTACAATTGTCTTTCCTCGGaacttcctttgccttggcaaAATGCTTATGTTTCATGTTCTCAGGCTTAGAGATTGACTTTGTAAATGTTGACTATGATGGATAGATGCCATATGCTAGAATTTAGCCATGGTCATATTGATGGTCATTCACCGTAAAGTCGCATGGTGGAGAAGTGGCAGCATTTAGCCATGCAAACATATTAGATATCTGCAAGAATTTTCATGCTATTGTGAGAACCAGGTAACCCAAGGTAGCAATGCAAGATCCATATATCTTCGAAGGCAATAACTTCCAAAATTATGGTTGGATCTTTGCAATACCCGATGAATTGGTCGTGCCAAGACGCAGCGCAATTCTCCCACTTCTAGTGCATATAGTCAACACTCCCTAGCATCTCAGGCCACTATTTTGCTTCATGCATCGCAAGGAGCATGGTTGTGTCCTCGGCATTCAAAGAGTGTCATCCATGAATTTGTATGAGAGCCATATGCAAGCATCTAAAGTGTCGCAGTCACCTTCTGAAAAGGGAAAAGCCTAGGGAACCAACGGCATTTCTCCATTGCTGAAAGAGAGGTTCACTAGCGAGCATGTTGTTGCCAATTCGACGGAACAACCATTCGGTCATGCGGAAGCGACGCTGGAACACGTACATCGGGAATGCACAACCTGACACAAAAGCAGTCGGGCATGAGGCACTCGTGGCTAGTGCACCTGTTCCGGTGAAATGTCGCACAACCAAGCCCAGGCGCTTCCTCTTCCCTCTGGTTGATGATATCCATTCAGCAACCATCAATATCACCTCATCTTCTTTGGCGTCCATGATTTCACTATCAGACTCGGAGCTTGAATCCGATGATGAATCAAGCTACGCAATCGGACCCATCTATTGAATCCTATGTCATCTACATAAATATATGACTAGCTAAATTATGAGAAAAGGCTAGGGAAATTTACCTCGGGTAAGTCGTCGAGGTCGCGTGGCAGAAGGGGGGACGTGGTCGGATGGCGAGAAGAAGTTGCGAGCCTGTAGCAAAGCGTTAGAGGTCCAGGAGCGGCTCAACGGAGCCGAGAGGGGCCAAATCGCAGCGGACCGAGTGTTGGATGTGGCACGAATCAAAGAAGGCACGGGGATGTGAGCGACGACGGAAGTGAGCGTGCGTCCTGAAATGTTTGTGACCCATTTTCTGGGCAGATGGAGTGTGCATGATATCGCCTCACCCAACCTCCAAATAAGGAGTGTAATGCCCGGCCAAACTCACTGGTTCACCCACTGGTCCTAGGCTATTGCCCATGGGATCTATGCGGTCCCTACAGACCAATACTAGTCTTTCATGTGTAGTTTGTCCTCACTCGTGCCCACCCTCGAATCAACTTCCCAATTGGTCGTTGATCCTTAAATTgctccaagctaagcacgcttaacttgaAGGTTCCTTTGACGGAGGGCTCTCGAAGAAGAAGGTACACATTGTTAATATGGGTAGTCTATCATTCTTGTTAAGCCGGGatgtcacacacacacacccctcaaaGGAACCGACATCTCCGTCGGCCTATCAGGAATGTTTCCTCTTTCTCTTGGCACACACATGTGCGCACCAGTGCCAACATTCACATGTGCCCCAAGTATGTATCACTGTCTCGCACACAACCATGTAACCGCGAGGGTTGTCTCTAGTTCCAAGTGTAACGCCCCGGCCAAACCCATGGGTTTAGCCACCAACTTCAGGCTGTTGCACCTAGGATCTAGACTATCCTCATAGACCAACGTTAGTTTttttgtgcactttgtcctcagTCGCGCGCATTCAGGATCAACTTTTCAGTAGGTCACCCATCCTCAAATTACTCCAAGTCAAGCACACTTAACTTTGAGGTTCCTtcgaatgggctcccagaaaaaaGTGTaccttgttgatatgagtagtctaccaTCCTATTAGGACAGGATGTCACATGGAGGCTCGCAAGCTTGACACCGAGCACCCTCCAAAATTTATGGTGATGAGGGCTATATGATAATTCTGTTAGTTACTCTTACATGGTTCACATAATTCTTTTCCTTGCACTCTATGTGAATTTGTTACAGTGTATGTGGATTGCACTAGCCCTTTTCATCCGTTCGAATTTTTgattgcgttggctagtgcatgaaacttaatatggtatcagagctaagtcttgagttcaagtcctggtTTGTGCAATTTATCTAAAAATTATTGATGCCCCCCTTTGTGTCCACGTATAAGCCTCTTGAGTCATACGTGAGTTTCGCGCGTCGTCGCTCTCTTTCGGTTGCACGTGTTGACTTGTCTTCCCCGTCACACGTGAGAGGGGTGTTACAGTATATGTGGATTgcactagccctttccatcagttcggacttttggttgtgttggctagtgcatgaagcttaacagaaTTCACGCAAATCTGAATGTTATATAACATCCAAATGACATCAGTACAACATAAGGAACATTTCTTAAGATACTAAGCTTGCTAGAAATAAAGCGCTCCCCTTGCTTCGTGGTTAGAAAAGACCATAGCCCCCTTTGTTAGCTTATGTTTCGGGTTTCCTTTTTTCTTAGGCCCATTTAACACTTACGTGAGTTTCAATTATAGTTTAAAAAAACCAGACTGTTGGTTGAATGAAAAAAACCTGAAGCGGCGATCCCATCGATTTTTTAAGCACAAAAGACCGACCCACAACTACACCGGTGAAAATAGGGCGGTTCTTTCATGAAACCGGCTAATAAATCGGATGGCCGAACCGGTGTATAGAGAAACTCAGAAAAATATTGCTGCAAGTAGTGGGATTAGATCCCATGTCATGGGCATTAGCCTATCTTTGGGCTAATAACTACCTCAACTACCCTTCTTGGTTGTCTAAGAGGAAACCAGTGCTATTTGACCCTATTTTAATTATTCTAAGTATATTATTTGATTGTAAAACCAGCAATCGAACCGGCGAACCAATGGTACGACCAGTAAAAACCTGAACTGACGGTCTTACCGGTTCGACCACCGGTTTGGTTTTTAAAACTATGGTTTCACCAACCCCTGAGATATGTAAATTTGTTTTTACGCTATCTATAGCAGTGATACGTGCCACCAAATCTTGAAATGTGTAAGTTTCATACTATCACAACACAAACAACGCTCCTAATGCTAGTCCTATACTACTCTCTCCaccaaatttcatgaaaaaaataaaGATAGTAAGCCATAGAAAAGTGCCTAGCTTAATAAGCTTGAGTCGCAAAGAACGCTTAGCAAAGATCAAATGTTGATCAACAATATACGCGGGGAAAAGTAGGCTCCAAAGAGAAGAGCAGCGTGGTGGTCGATTTAGGTAGATATTAATGAAAATGGAGTTTTATAACATTTAAAAGCACATAGCTCTTTACCTATCTTTTATTTGCGGGTGTCTTTATCTACTTTTCAGCGGATACTACTTTGCATaataaaaaatctgaaaattttgcgcatatatatatacatgtatagTATGTATCAAGATCATATCGGTGATCCACACCTTCAATCTTGTGATGTTTGATGCAGGTTGGTTCATAGTCGTGAAAATTGCCGGTGCATTGCAGCCTATCGTCCGAGTGGGAGGGAACAGTCGATGTCCTAGAGCTTGGCACAAGGTGTGTAGGTCGACACCGAGGAGGGTAG is from Triticum aestivum cultivar Chinese Spring chromosome 3A, IWGSC CS RefSeq v2.1, whole genome shotgun sequence and encodes:
- the LOC123062541 gene encoding 60S ribosomal protein L36-3, whose amino-acid sequence is MAPSQPKSGLFVGINKGHVVTKRELPPRPSDRKGKGTKRVLFVRNLIREVAGFAPYEKRITELLKVGKDKRALKVAKRKLGTHKRAKKKREEMSSVLRKMRSGGGGAADKKK